In Ectothiorhodospiraceae bacterium 2226, a single window of DNA contains:
- a CDS encoding IS4 family transposase codes for MSNRSVQVHRTAFYQRASRWLLRVPQPVLIVDWSELKRDGRWHLLRVSVVARGRAMTVYEEVHPTRLLGNPAVEAAFLRRLHAVLPKGVRPIVVTDAGFRVPWFHAVEELGWHWLGRVRHRSRVRFSRDTPWMPSRDLYAQATRRAVSLGEVELTESKCFACCLVLVRRAPKGRVHRTRLGTRAKGGYSRKVAKREREPWLLAYSRSLSELPAAHIAALYGKRMQIELSFRDLKSHRFGAAFEDTLTRDAPRLEMLLLIHALAILAAWLEGVAVKSTTLGLQASAPCGKQKHSVVWLGWESLRRRHGILSPPAPDAVRRLRNLLVNAA; via the coding sequence TTGAGTAATCGCTCCGTCCAGGTTCACCGGACGGCCTTTTATCAGCGCGCTTCACGTTGGCTTTTACGCGTGCCACAGCCAGTGCTGATCGTCGACTGGAGCGAGCTCAAACGTGACGGTCGCTGGCATCTCCTTCGGGTATCGGTGGTCGCGCGCGGACGCGCCATGACAGTGTACGAAGAGGTGCACCCGACGAGGTTGCTGGGCAACCCGGCGGTGGAGGCGGCCTTCTTGCGGCGGCTACACGCGGTACTGCCCAAGGGCGTGCGCCCGATCGTCGTGACGGACGCGGGGTTTCGTGTTCCTTGGTTCCACGCGGTAGAGGAGTTGGGCTGGCATTGGTTAGGGCGGGTGCGCCACCGCAGCCGCGTTCGCTTTTCCCGCGACACGCCGTGGATGCCCTCTAGGGATCTGTACGCCCAAGCGACGCGCAGGGCCGTCTCCTTGGGTGAAGTGGAGCTGACCGAGAGCAAATGTTTTGCCTGCTGCTTAGTACTTGTACGTCGCGCGCCGAAGGGGCGAGTGCACCGCACCCGACTTGGCACCCGCGCCAAGGGCGGCTACTCGCGAAAGGTTGCCAAACGTGAACGTGAACCGTGGCTTCTGGCGTACTCGCGCTCCTTGTCGGAGTTGCCGGCCGCCCACATTGCCGCGCTCTATGGCAAGCGCATGCAGATCGAACTGTCCTTCCGCGACCTCAAGTCTCACCGATTCGGGGCGGCGTTCGAGGATACGCTGACCCGCGATGCGCCACGCCTCGAAATGCTGCTGCTTATACACGCGCTGGCTATCCTCGCGGCCTGGCTTGAAGGGGTGGCGGTCAAGTCGACGACGCTCGGACTTCAGGCGTCAGCGCCATGCGGGAAGCAAAAGCACTCGGTGGTGTGGCTCGGATGGGAGTCATTGCGAAGGCGGCACGGAATACTGTCGCCGCCGGCGCCGGACGCAGTCCGCCGGTTGCGGAATTTACTTGTCAACGCGGCTTAG
- a CDS encoding ester cyclase gives MSTTRELHRAVYEAVPDRDFERLREIYHPDCSYTGGDGVEHRGVAAVLAVVETFTTAFPDLAIEIRHQHLPSQSVSIVEYVFAGTHRGDLEGIPPTGRRMEVVACSVVEVREGRIGWERDYYDTLALMEQLGVAGNRLDGNP, from the coding sequence ATGAGCACCACGAGGGAACTCCATCGCGCCGTCTACGAAGCCGTGCCGGATCGTGATTTCGAGCGGCTCCGCGAGATCTACCACCCCGACTGCAGCTACACCGGCGGCGACGGTGTCGAGCACCGGGGCGTGGCGGCCGTCCTTGCGGTCGTGGAGACGTTCACGACGGCGTTCCCGGATCTCGCCATCGAGATCCGCCACCAGCACTTGCCGAGTCAGAGCGTATCCATCGTGGAGTACGTTTTTGCAGGCACGCACCGCGGCGATCTGGAAGGTATCCCGCCCACCGGCAGGAGGATGGAGGTGGTCGCCTGCAGCGTGGTGGAGGTCCGTGAGGGACGGATCGGTTGGGAGCGTGACTACTACGACACCCTCGCGCTCATGGAGCAACTCGGCGTCGCCGGCAATCGATTAGACGGGAACCCGTAG
- a CDS encoding FAD-binding oxidoreductase translates to MPDASRTDAALGPFETSLRGELLRPESDGYDEARALWNAMIDERPALIARCTGVADVIAAVKFARETGLTVAVRGGGHNVAGLASVDGGLMIDLSLMRAVDVDPESRTVRVQGGAQWGDVDHETQAFGLATPSGIISTTGVAGLTLGGGFGWLARTFGLAADNLLAADVVTAEGELVKASAQENADLFWAIRGGGGNFGVVTSFEFRLHELGPEVLFGPTVHRLEDAAAVLRHYEAFTSRAPKECTVYADFLTAPPLPFLPEQVHGTKVLFLIQCYVGDLEDGEEILRPLREFGRPLADAVAPARYAEAQRRSDPLYPKGGRYYWKSHNLATLSDELIDTLVGCAATMPNPLCDILIQHLGGRIGEPAPDATAYPHRDAGFIVTLGGRAERPAEDEQCIGWARECHTRLSEHAATGVYVNFLSHDESEERLRAAFGDNAERLRRIKTRYDPHNFFRRNHNIEPQP, encoded by the coding sequence ATGCCAGATGCGAGTCGGACGGATGCGGCGCTCGGGCCCTTCGAGACGAGCCTGCGCGGCGAATTGCTGCGGCCCGAGAGCGACGGCTATGACGAGGCCCGCGCGCTCTGGAACGCGATGATCGACGAGCGCCCCGCGCTTATCGCGCGCTGCACAGGTGTGGCCGACGTGATCGCGGCGGTGAAATTCGCGCGCGAGACCGGCCTGACGGTCGCGGTGCGCGGGGGCGGGCACAACGTCGCCGGGCTCGCCAGCGTGGACGGCGGCCTGATGATCGATCTGTCGCTCATGCGTGCCGTTGACGTCGATCCGGAGTCACGCACCGTCCGTGTCCAGGGCGGCGCCCAATGGGGCGACGTCGACCACGAGACGCAGGCGTTCGGTCTCGCGACCCCGAGCGGCATCATCTCGACGACCGGCGTGGCGGGGTTGACGCTCGGGGGTGGATTCGGCTGGCTCGCGCGGACTTTCGGTCTCGCCGCCGACAACCTCCTCGCCGCCGACGTCGTCACCGCCGAAGGGGAGCTCGTGAAGGCCAGCGCGCAGGAGAACGCGGACCTCTTCTGGGCGATACGGGGCGGGGGCGGCAACTTCGGGGTCGTCACCTCGTTCGAGTTCCGGCTTCACGAGCTTGGGCCGGAGGTGCTTTTCGGCCCGACCGTCCACCGGTTAGAGGATGCGGCGGCGGTGCTCCGGCACTACGAGGCGTTCACGAGCAGGGCGCCGAAGGAGTGCACCGTTTATGCGGACTTCCTGACGGCGCCACCGCTGCCGTTCCTGCCGGAGCAGGTACACGGAACCAAAGTGCTCTTCCTGATCCAGTGCTACGTTGGGGACCTGGAGGACGGTGAGGAGATACTCCGGCCTCTGCGCGAGTTCGGCCGTCCGCTCGCCGATGCCGTCGCCCCTGCACGCTACGCGGAGGCCCAGCGCCGTTCCGACCCCCTGTACCCGAAGGGCGGACGCTACTACTGGAAGTCCCACAACCTCGCCACGCTATCCGACGAGCTCATCGATACCCTCGTCGGTTGTGCCGCGACGATGCCGAACCCGCTGTGCGACATCCTGATTCAGCACCTGGGCGGGCGCATCGGCGAGCCTGCGCCCGACGCGACGGCGTACCCGCACCGGGACGCCGGCTTTATCGTGACGCTCGGCGGACGTGCCGAGCGGCCGGCGGAGGACGAGCAGTGCATCGGCTGGGCGAGGGAATGCCATACCCGGCTCAGCGAGCACGCGGCCACCGGCGTGTACGTGAACTTTCTCAGCCACGATGAAAGCGAGGAGCGTCTTCGGGCCGCATTCGGTGACAACGCGGAGCGCCTGCGGCGGATCAAGACCCGCTATGATCCCCATAACTTCTTCCGCAGAAACCACAACATCGAGCCGCAACCATGA
- a CDS encoding alpha/beta hydrolase, which translates to MATINVNGVQLFYELNATGDTPLVLVHGSWDSHHGWDPVVPRLADSFRVLAYDRRGHSESQRLDAQGSVREDVADLAALIENLRLAPAWVVGNSFGASITLRLAGERPDLFRGLIAHEPPLFSLLEDDPAMAPLLKEVENEIGAVVERIASGDHAGAAEQFVEKVALGPNTWAQFPPESQQTLIENAPTFLDESNDPEQLAFDLEWIKGFSPPSLLTTGDQSPPMFAPVVAKLADVLPNVEVIALPGAGHIPHATHPDAYVEAIRTFIHRNLT; encoded by the coding sequence ATGGCAACCATTAATGTTAACGGCGTCCAGCTGTTTTATGAGCTTAACGCTACGGGCGACACTCCTCTCGTCCTCGTGCACGGGTCTTGGGACTCGCACCACGGTTGGGATCCGGTTGTTCCGCGTTTGGCCGATTCGTTCCGGGTGCTTGCCTACGACCGACGCGGGCACAGCGAAAGTCAGCGCCTAGACGCGCAAGGAAGTGTCCGGGAAGATGTCGCCGACCTGGCCGCGTTGATCGAGAACCTGAGGCTAGCCCCTGCGTGGGTAGTCGGCAACTCGTTTGGCGCGTCGATCACACTCCGGCTGGCCGGAGAGCGCCCCGACCTTTTCAGGGGACTCATCGCTCACGAGCCGCCGCTGTTCTCGTTGCTCGAAGACGATCCGGCCATGGCGCCGCTGCTAAAAGAAGTCGAGAACGAGATCGGTGCTGTCGTCGAGCGCATCGCTTCCGGCGATCATGCCGGTGCCGCGGAGCAGTTCGTCGAGAAGGTTGCGCTCGGCCCCAACACCTGGGCACAGTTCCCGCCTGAGTCCCAGCAGACATTAATCGAGAACGCACCGACCTTCTTGGACGAGTCAAACGATCCCGAGCAACTTGCTTTCGATCTTGAATGGATCAAGGGGTTCTCTCCACCCTCGCTGCTCACGACCGGCGACCAAAGTCCGCCGATGTTCGCCCCGGTAGTGGCAAAGCTCGCCGACGTGCTGCCCAACGTAGAGGTCATTGCCCTTCCAGGCGCTGGCCACATTCCACACGCCACACACCCGGACGCGTATGTTGAGGCAATCAGGACATTCATTCACAGGAATCTGACCTGA
- a CDS encoding SLC13 family permease, whose translation MQESIALTPEMMVVLGLLGLTIFLFVSEVVRVDVAAVSVMVLLGLISLLPGLGNVADTQRLFDGFASNAVISIIAVMIIGAGLDKTGVMSQVASFIMRWGGTTEKRAIPMVSGTAGVISSFMQNVGAAALFLPVISRISARTGLPMSRLLMPMGFCAILGGTLTLVGSSPLILLNDLLPEGMEQFQLFDVTPIGLALVTTGILYFVLLGKYVLPAVRSEGSSGESTVRYFKRVYGLDYTIREYTLPSSHPMSGHTVSDLEREYGINVIGTLVAGELRVAPWPGYQLNGTVQLAVLAPAERLDDFAEGAGLQTPGHLEVFSDALSHTTSGVAELVIPPGSDLIGKSASEIAMRKTYGLTVLAIHRGEETLREGLRDVPLRAGDTLVTHCRWSALARLEKNRDFAIVTSEYPHEELRPQKVGFAVLFFAIALGLILFTDLRLSVALLVGAVGMILTGVLNMDEAYKAVSWKTVFLLASLIPLGAAVQDTGTAAWIAHQTLGLLGGVEPWILQTAIAILATFFTLVMSNVGATVLLVPLAVSIAFAAQSMGMNADPRVFALTVAIATSNAFLIPTHQVNALIMGPGGYRVKDFIKAGGIMTVLFLVVSLIMLNLIF comes from the coding sequence ATGCAAGAATCCATCGCACTAACGCCCGAGATGATGGTGGTCCTCGGGCTGCTGGGCTTGACCATCTTCCTGTTCGTCTCCGAGGTCGTGCGGGTGGACGTGGCGGCCGTGTCCGTGATGGTGTTGCTGGGCCTGATCAGCCTGCTTCCCGGGCTCGGCAATGTGGCCGACACCCAACGTCTGTTCGATGGCTTCGCCAGTAATGCGGTCATTTCCATCATCGCGGTGATGATCATCGGCGCCGGCCTGGACAAGACCGGCGTCATGAGCCAGGTCGCATCCTTCATCATGCGCTGGGGCGGCACCACCGAGAAACGCGCCATCCCCATGGTTTCCGGCACCGCGGGGGTGATCTCCAGTTTCATGCAGAACGTGGGCGCCGCCGCCCTGTTCCTGCCGGTGATCTCGCGCATCTCGGCGCGCACCGGGCTGCCCATGTCCCGGCTGCTCATGCCCATGGGCTTCTGCGCCATCCTGGGCGGCACCCTCACCCTGGTCGGTTCCAGCCCCCTGATCCTGCTCAACGACCTGCTGCCCGAGGGCATGGAGCAGTTCCAGCTGTTCGACGTGACCCCCATCGGGCTCGCCCTGGTGACCACCGGCATCCTGTACTTCGTGCTGCTGGGCAAGTACGTGCTGCCCGCCGTGCGCAGCGAGGGCTCCAGCGGCGAAAGCACCGTGCGCTACTTCAAGCGGGTCTACGGCCTGGACTACACCATTCGCGAATACACCCTGCCCTCCAGCCATCCCATGTCCGGCCACACGGTGAGCGACCTGGAGCGGGAATACGGCATCAACGTCATCGGGACCTTGGTGGCTGGTGAGCTGCGCGTGGCTCCCTGGCCCGGCTACCAGCTCAACGGCACCGTCCAGCTCGCGGTGCTGGCCCCCGCCGAGCGCCTGGACGACTTTGCCGAGGGCGCCGGCCTGCAGACCCCGGGTCACCTGGAGGTGTTCTCCGACGCCCTCTCCCACACCACGTCGGGCGTCGCGGAGCTGGTGATCCCGCCCGGTTCCGACCTGATCGGCAAGTCGGCGTCCGAGATCGCCATGCGCAAGACTTACGGTCTGACGGTGCTGGCCATCCACCGCGGCGAGGAGACCCTCCGCGAAGGCCTGCGCGACGTGCCCCTGCGCGCCGGCGACACCCTGGTCACCCATTGCAGATGGAGCGCCCTGGCGCGCCTGGAAAAGAACCGCGACTTCGCGATCGTCACCAGCGAATACCCCCACGAGGAGCTTCGCCCCCAGAAGGTAGGCTTCGCCGTGCTGTTCTTCGCCATCGCCCTGGGGCTGATCCTTTTCACCGACCTGCGCCTGTCGGTGGCCCTGCTGGTAGGCGCCGTGGGCATGATCCTCACCGGGGTGCTCAACATGGACGAGGCCTACAAGGCCGTGAGCTGGAAGACCGTCTTCCTGCTGGCCAGCCTCATCCCCCTCGGGGCAGCGGTGCAGGACACCGGCACCGCCGCCTGGATCGCCCACCAGACGCTGGGCCTGCTGGGCGGCGTGGAGCCCTGGATCCTACAGACCGCCATTGCGATTCTGGCCACCTTCTTCACCCTGGTCATGTCCAACGTCGGCGCCACCGTGCTGCTGGTGCCGCTGGCGGTGAGCATCGCCTTCGCCGCCCAGAGCATGGGTATGAACGCGGACCCGCGGGTGTTCGCCCTGACCGTGGCCATCGCCACATCCAACGCCTTCCTCATCCCCACCCATCAGGTCAACGCCCTGATCATGGGACCGGGGGGTTACCGGGTGAAGGACTTCATCAAGGCCGGCGGCATCATGACGGTGCTGTTCCTGGTGGTGTCGCTGATCATGCTGAACCTGATCTTCTAA
- a CDS encoding IS3 family transposase has translation MKYAYIAVSRSQYSLASLCRALQVSRSAFMWQGRGTSARAQSDAALLIEIRRIHREHRQACGALKTWHVLRREGVPCGKHRVARLRKRDGIEANRKRRFRVIIEHHQTPLAAPDRLERRFLASAPNRAWVGDITFIRTREGWLNLAVLLDLYSRKVVGWAMGTRPDKDLALAALNMALAHRAPPPGLIHHTDRGATYSAAMYRDRLQAAGALPSMSGRKSAYDNAVAESFFSSLKNELVHHRDFPTRDYAKAAIFDYIEVYYNRQRLHQTLGYRTPEEVDGEWRNA, from the coding sequence GTGAAGTACGCCTACATCGCAGTGTCGCGCTCGCAGTACTCCTTGGCCTCATTGTGCCGTGCCCTACAGGTCTCGCGCAGCGCTTTTATGTGGCAGGGGCGCGGGACTAGCGCCCGCGCGCAGTCTGATGCCGCCCTCCTGATCGAGATCCGCCGCATCCACCGTGAACACCGACAGGCGTGCGGCGCGCTCAAGACTTGGCATGTTCTACGCCGCGAAGGCGTCCCCTGTGGCAAGCACCGTGTGGCGCGGCTGAGGAAGCGCGATGGCATCGAAGCCAACCGCAAGCGCCGCTTTCGGGTGATCATCGAGCACCACCAGACACCTCTGGCGGCGCCCGATAGACTGGAGCGTCGTTTCCTCGCGTCGGCGCCCAATCGTGCGTGGGTCGGGGATATCACCTTCATCCGCACCCGGGAGGGGTGGCTCAACCTCGCGGTGCTGCTCGACCTCTACTCCCGCAAAGTGGTGGGCTGGGCGATGGGAACGCGTCCGGACAAAGATCTCGCTCTAGCTGCGTTGAACATGGCGCTCGCGCACCGGGCGCCCCCACCGGGCCTCATCCACCACACGGACCGCGGAGCCACCTACAGCGCCGCTATGTATCGGGATCGCTTACAAGCAGCGGGCGCCCTTCCCAGCATGAGTGGTCGCAAGAGCGCTTACGACAATGCGGTCGCGGAGAGTTTCTTCTCGAGCCTAAAGAACGAGCTCGTGCACCACCGCGACTTCCCGACGCGGGACTATGCCAAGGCCGCGATCTTCGACTACATCGAGGTGTACTATAACCGGCAGCGATTGCACCAGACTCTGGGCTATCGCACGCCGGAGGAAGTTGATGGCGAATGGCGAAATGCTTAA
- a CDS encoding transposase produces MHRTRLGTRAKGGYSRKVAKREREPWLLAYSRSLSELPAAHIAALYGKRMQIELSFRDLKSHRFGAAFEDTLTRDAPRLEMLLLIHALAILAAWLEGVAVKSTTLGLQASAPCGKQKHSVVWLGWESLRRRHGILSPPAPDAVRRLRNLLVNAA; encoded by the coding sequence GTGCACCGCACCCGACTTGGCACCCGCGCCAAGGGCGGCTACTCGCGAAAGGTTGCCAAACGTGAACGTGAACCGTGGCTTCTGGCGTACTCGCGCTCCTTGTCGGAGTTGCCGGCCGCCCACATTGCCGCGCTCTATGGCAAGCGCATGCAGATCGAACTGTCCTTCCGCGACCTCAAGTCTCACCGATTCGGGGCGGCGTTCGAGGATACGCTGACCCGCGATGCGCCACGCCTCGAAATGCTGCTGCTTATACACGCGCTGGCTATCCTCGCGGCCTGGCTTGAAGGGGTGGCGGTCAAGTCGACGACGCTCGGACTTCAGGCGTCAGCGCCATGCGGGAAGCAAAAGCACTCGGTGGTGTGGCTCGGATGGGAGTCATTGCGAAGGCGGCACGGAATACTGTCGCCGCCGGCGCCGGACGCAGTCCGCCGGTTGCGGAATTTACTTGTCAACGCGGCTTAG
- a CDS encoding ester cyclase, whose translation MAAVLAVVETFTTAFPDLAIEIRHQHLPSQSVSIVEYVFAGTHRGDLEGIPPTGRRMEVVACSVVEVREGRIGWERDYYDTLALMEQLGVAGNRLDGNP comes from the coding sequence GTGGCGGCCGTCCTTGCGGTCGTGGAGACGTTCACGACGGCGTTCCCGGATCTCGCCATCGAGATCCGCCACCAGCACTTGCCGAGTCAGAGCGTATCCATCGTGGAGTACGTTTTTGCAGGCACGCACCGCGGCGATCTGGAAGGTATCCCGCCCACCGGCAGGAGGATGGAGGTGGTCGCCTGCAGCGTGGTGGAGGTCCGTGAGGGACGGATCGGTTGGGAGCGTGACTACTACGACACCCTCGCGCTCATGGAGCAACTCGGCGTCGCCGGCAATCGATTAGACGGGAACCCGTAG
- a CDS encoding AAA family ATPase has translation MKLHKLHIDGLRRLRSVDILFGDATFCIGPNNSGKSSVLIAINYLLSANKRIPEAEYYSEKDAETGETKVVSDCIVIEAEFRNVPAESSNWRGFKGRTFAYQPPEGSGESGISIHYRKSYPLGKDVVVELKSKKRTLFPQFVACKSPQEFIAAGASQQAFAELFDDLGKNVAAKDKIILESIDELWDLGEEEEWFHNPGGVPGNVLSRLPRFLQIPAEAASYEIDDPKKGVLGKTLGELFEEVREKSESYKQAQKHLNDLAKELDPSDADSEFGKMMAELNQVLCRVFPDSVLHATADLSDPSKALVPSFEIAMSSNIRTPVSHQGTGMVRAAVFGMLRFRQRWLAQREDKSDRSLIIGFEEPEIYLHPSAANQMRDSIYELSGTHSQIVATTHSPYLIDLSRKPRQVLNRFRHAGGHTNAVAFNVSDKFGELSENDKSYVKMLLRIDDYVARAFFTKTVIVVEGDTEEIVLREALKRVPDDTRTKIAADFEVIKARGKASIIGVARYFRALDLDFRVMHDRDGGVADAEKFNQPIAEAVGDQDRIVVLEECMEDVLGYPAPSSEKPFKAFKVAYGWGDSWGDVPPALRVIIEKRFPGYV, from the coding sequence ATGAAATTGCATAAGCTTCATATTGACGGACTTCGCCGGCTTCGTTCTGTGGATATCCTTTTTGGGGACGCCACGTTCTGTATAGGTCCCAACAATTCCGGGAAGAGCTCCGTTCTGATCGCGATCAACTACCTGCTCTCGGCAAATAAGCGAATTCCAGAAGCCGAATACTATTCGGAAAAGGACGCCGAGACCGGAGAAACAAAAGTGGTGTCGGACTGTATCGTCATTGAAGCGGAGTTCCGAAACGTCCCGGCAGAGTCTTCCAATTGGAGAGGGTTTAAGGGGAGAACGTTCGCCTATCAACCACCGGAAGGGTCGGGCGAGAGCGGCATATCCATTCACTACCGAAAAAGCTATCCACTTGGGAAAGATGTTGTCGTTGAGCTGAAGTCAAAGAAGCGCACGCTATTTCCGCAGTTTGTCGCGTGCAAGTCGCCCCAGGAGTTTATTGCCGCAGGAGCAAGCCAACAGGCGTTTGCGGAGTTGTTTGATGACCTTGGAAAGAATGTTGCAGCAAAAGACAAGATCATTCTCGAATCCATAGACGAGTTGTGGGACCTCGGCGAGGAAGAAGAGTGGTTCCACAATCCCGGTGGGGTACCAGGAAACGTCCTCAGTCGCCTCCCACGATTTCTCCAGATACCCGCGGAAGCAGCATCTTACGAAATCGACGATCCCAAAAAGGGGGTTCTCGGAAAGACGCTAGGCGAGCTCTTTGAGGAGGTCCGTGAAAAGTCGGAGAGCTACAAACAGGCGCAGAAGCACCTTAATGATCTCGCGAAAGAGTTAGATCCATCAGATGCCGACTCAGAGTTCGGAAAGATGATGGCCGAACTGAACCAAGTCTTGTGCCGCGTGTTCCCTGATTCTGTTCTTCATGCCACAGCAGATCTCAGTGACCCTAGCAAGGCGCTTGTGCCAAGTTTCGAAATCGCCATGTCAAGCAACATTAGGACTCCCGTTAGCCACCAAGGCACCGGGATGGTGCGAGCAGCGGTCTTCGGGATGCTGCGGTTCAGGCAAAGGTGGCTCGCGCAACGCGAAGACAAGTCAGACCGTAGCCTGATCATTGGGTTTGAGGAACCGGAAATCTACTTGCATCCGAGCGCAGCCAACCAGATGCGTGACTCGATCTACGAGCTTTCTGGCACACATTCCCAAATTGTGGCCACGACGCACTCTCCATATCTAATTGACCTCTCAAGAAAACCAAGGCAGGTGCTAAACCGTTTTCGTCATGCTGGTGGGCATACGAATGCCGTCGCCTTCAATGTGAGCGACAAATTCGGTGAACTAAGTGAGAACGACAAGTCATATGTGAAAATGCTTCTGCGCATCGATGACTATGTAGCGCGAGCTTTTTTCACGAAGACTGTAATCGTCGTGGAAGGTGATACAGAGGAAATCGTGCTGCGTGAGGCGCTGAAACGAGTTCCAGACGATACAAGAACAAAGATCGCCGCGGATTTTGAGGTGATTAAGGCGAGGGGTAAGGCATCTATCATCGGCGTGGCGAGATACTTTCGGGCGCTTGACCTCGATTTTCGGGTGATGCATGACCGCGACGGTGGCGTCGCGGATGCCGAGAAGTTCAACCAGCCGATAGCGGAGGCTGTCGGAGATCAAGATCGAATCGTTGTGCTAGAAGAGTGCATGGAAGACGTTCTGGGGTATCCCGCGCCATCTAGCGAGAAGCCGTTCAAAGCGTTCAAGGTAGCATACGGATGGGGTGACTCGTGGGGCGACGTTCCGCCCGCCCTCCGCGTTATTATAGAGAAGCGGTTTCCTGGTTATGTATAA
- a CDS encoding DMT family transporter yields MCPIAVSFYRGAIGLLFVLAWLALRPRGSGLGRPRLWLWSAVAGVGVAGNFAFYFVSIAHGSVAVAATLMYCALVYVYLVSFALKLERPTVSKWVALALVLLGVVLLTGVHDIGASEVTAIAAGAGLLAGVSYAVFIFGFKYAAPHGSPQAILAIAFAVLTAILVGLSDAGQTVALAVSPSWPLLVVLGVLGAGLSFILYVAGLRHTAPAVASVVAMVEPVTASLFGVVILQESLGARQMLGMALIVATVTALSVRSGTGRSERSAV; encoded by the coding sequence ATGTGTCCGATTGCGGTCTCGTTCTACCGCGGGGCGATCGGCCTGTTGTTCGTGCTCGCCTGGCTTGCATTGCGCCCGCGCGGCAGCGGGTTGGGGCGTCCGCGACTGTGGCTCTGGTCGGCGGTTGCCGGTGTGGGTGTAGCGGGTAACTTCGCATTCTATTTCGTCAGCATCGCGCATGGCAGTGTCGCGGTTGCGGCAACACTGATGTACTGCGCGCTGGTGTATGTCTACCTCGTGTCCTTCGCGCTCAAGCTCGAACGACCCACGGTGTCAAAGTGGGTCGCGCTCGCGCTCGTCTTGCTCGGCGTCGTACTGCTGACCGGCGTGCACGATATCGGAGCGAGTGAGGTTACGGCGATCGCTGCCGGTGCCGGGCTGCTGGCCGGCGTGTCCTATGCGGTATTCATCTTCGGCTTCAAGTACGCGGCACCCCACGGCAGCCCCCAGGCGATTCTCGCGATCGCGTTCGCGGTACTCACCGCCATCCTTGTCGGGTTGAGCGATGCCGGGCAGACCGTGGCGCTTGCGGTATCGCCGAGTTGGCCCCTGCTGGTGGTGTTGGGGGTGCTAGGCGCCGGATTGTCGTTCATTCTCTACGTCGCGGGCCTGAGGCACACCGCGCCGGCGGTCGCGTCGGTGGTGGCGATGGTCGAGCCGGTCACCGCTTCGCTCTTCGGCGTGGTGATCCTGCAGGAATCCCTGGGCGCGCGACAGATGCTCGGCATGGCTTTGATCGTGGCCACGGTAACCGCGCTGAGCGTCCGGTCAGGAACCGGCCGGTCTGAGCGCTCGGCAGTCTGA
- a CDS encoding transposase, which yields MGTKKNKVNPERLRTRYTKEFKLEAVRLLELGQKPATQLALELGVARNQLYKWREQLDVAGTDRAFRGPGRKPLDEQSEIERLRRELKRVTEERDILKKAAAYFAKDLT from the coding sequence ATGGGAACGAAGAAGAATAAGGTGAATCCGGAGCGCCTGCGCACCCGGTATACGAAAGAGTTCAAGCTCGAAGCAGTACGCCTATTGGAGCTTGGCCAGAAGCCAGCGACCCAGCTCGCGCTGGAACTGGGAGTCGCGCGCAACCAGCTTTATAAATGGAGGGAGCAGCTCGACGTCGCTGGAACAGATCGCGCTTTCCGTGGACCAGGCCGCAAGCCCCTTGACGAGCAGAGCGAAATCGAACGCCTGCGCCGAGAGCTCAAGCGGGTCACCGAGGAGCGCGACATCTTAAAAAAAGCTGCGGCGTACTTCGCGAAGGATCTGACGTGA
- a CDS encoding DUF2141 domain-containing protein codes for MCASTHQNPALTLTDRNPLRRAAKGVRYVALCAVLVFANLPAITFAQTSCPGIHVNILDIRNNVGAIACALFEGPDGFPTEFLHYATNIMVIKIRDTEARCDFLDIPPGTYALAVIHDENMDGKLDTNWLGIPTEGYGFSNDAKATMSAPSFDAASFTYDGRNLDMTITLEY; via the coding sequence ATGTGTGCGTCTACCCATCAGAATCCCGCGTTGACCCTTACAGACAGAAATCCACTGAGGCGCGCCGCCAAGGGCGTACGCTATGTAGCACTGTGCGCCGTGCTGGTGTTTGCGAACCTTCCCGCCATCACCTTTGCCCAAACATCGTGTCCTGGAATTCACGTGAACATTCTGGACATCAGAAACAACGTTGGGGCGATAGCGTGTGCCCTGTTCGAAGGCCCAGATGGCTTTCCCACTGAGTTTCTGCACTACGCGACCAACATCATGGTGATAAAGATTCGAGATACTGAGGCGCGTTGCGATTTTCTAGACATCCCGCCGGGGACATATGCGCTTGCCGTCATCCATGATGAGAATATGGACGGCAAGCTGGACACAAACTGGCTAGGGATTCCCACGGAAGGCTACGGTTTTTCGAATGACGCAAAAGCCACGATGAGTGCGCCTTCGTTTGACGCCGCCAGCTTTACATACGACGGGCGGAACCTCGATATGACGATCACCTTGGAATACTGA